The following proteins are co-located in the Primulina tabacum isolate GXHZ01 chromosome 11, ASM2559414v2, whole genome shotgun sequence genome:
- the LOC142519167 gene encoding N6-mAMP deaminase produces the protein MEWCVSMPKIELHAHLNGSIRDSTLLELAGDLSEKGAIVFSDVEHVILKNDRSLREVFKMFDLIHILTTDHKTVTRITKEVIEDFAADNVVYLELRTTPKRNDSKGMSKRSYMEAVLEGIRSVNAVEVDLSDVETSARASLVCNGIERKKIYVRLLLSIDRRETTKAAMETVELALEMKNLGVVGIDLSGNPGIGEWVTYLPALEFAKKQGLPITLHCGEVPNQKEILAMLDFHPRRIGHACCFEEEEWEVLKSLKIPVEICLTSNIRTETIASVDVHHFADLYKSNHPLVLCTDDAGVFSTSLSNEYSLASSAFGLGRREMFLLAQKAIEVIFAGDEVKGELKEIFATCF, from the exons ATGGAATGGTGTGTGTCGATGCCCAAGATTGAACTACATGCGCACCTAAATGGCTCCATTAGAGACTCCACTCTGTT GGAACTTGCTGGAGATTTGAGTGAGAAGGGCGCTATAGTTTTCTCCGATGTGGAGCATGTAATTTTGAAAA ATGATCGATCACTCCGTGAAGTGTTCAAGATGTTTGATTTAATCCATATTCTTACTACTGATCACAAAACTGTCACAAGAATCACCAAAGAG GTTATTGAAGATTTTGCTGCTGATAATGTCGTTTACTTGGAATTGAGAACAACTCCAAAG AGGAATGATTCCAAAGGCATGAGCAAGCGCTCATACATGGAAGCAGTTCTCGAGGGAATAAGATCCGTCAATGCTGTTGAGGTTGATCTTTCTGATGTAGAAACTTCTGCTCGTGCTTCTTTGGTTTGTAATGGAATTGAAAGGAAAAAGATATATGTGAGGCTTCTTCTCAGTATTGACCGTCGTGAAACTACCAAAGCTGCTATGGAAACT GTTGAACTAGCGCTGGAAATGAAAAACTTGGGAGTGGTGGGCATAGATCTTTCTGGCAATCCAGGGATTGGTGAATG GGTGACGTATTTACCAGCTTTAGAGTTTGCGAAAAAGCAAGGGCTTCCAATCACGCTGCACTGTGGAGAG GTTCCCAATCAAAAGGAAATCCTCGCGATGCTAGATTTTCATCCGAGGAGAATCGGACATGCTTGTTGTTTTGAAGAGGAGGAGTGGGAAGTATTAAAAAGTCTCAAGATCCCG GTGGAGATTTGTTTGACTTCCAACATTAGAACCGAAACAATTGCTTCGGTGGATGTTCATCATTTCG ctgatttgtataaatcaaaccACCCATTAGTTTTATGCACGGACGATGCCGGAGTTTTTTCTACTAGTCTATCTAATGAGTACAGCCTTGCCTCATCTGCATTTG GTCTTGGAAGGAGGGAAATGTTTCTGCTAGCTCAGAAGGCCATTGAGGTTATTTTTGCTGGCGATGAAGTAAAAGGAGAACTGAAGGAGATATTTGCAACATGCTTTTAG
- the LOC142517890 gene encoding uncharacterized protein LOC142517890 isoform X1: protein MGTKMKGIYKGFMYTLSQIFVVKEREMEIGTPTDVKHVAHIGWDGPSESAPSWMNEFRTTADFTATSIGNSGSALSPWSSHDYGESMQQSGSDMNVSSIKKKQKRKKSKSTSSPKSNSSLSSRSSRVAKSKSKFVEGSSQPANIEVA, encoded by the exons ATGGGAACAAAAATGAAAGGGATCTATAAAGGATTCATGTATACTCTGTCTCAAATCTTTG TTGTAAAAGAGCGTGAAATGGAGATTGGGACTCCAACAGATGTTAAGCATGTGGCACACATTGGTTGGGATGGCCCTTCCGAAAGTGCCCCCAGTTGG ATGAATGAATTTAGGACAACAGCTGATTTCACAGCAACGTCGATCGGTAATTCTGGTTCTGCGCTTTCTCCGTGGTCGTCCCATG ATTATGGAGAATCCATGCAACAATCAGGATCCGACATGAATGTTTCTAGTATAAAGAAAAAGCAGAAAAGGAAGAAATCTAAGTCAACTTCCTCCCCTAAGTCTAATTCTTCTTTGTCATCAAGGTCATCACGAGTAGCAAAATCAAAATCCAAATTTGTCGAAGGCAGTTCACAACCAGCTAACATTGAAGTGGCGTAG
- the LOC142517890 gene encoding uncharacterized protein LOC142517890 isoform X2 → MEIGTPTDVKHVAHIGWDGPSESAPSWMNEFRTTADFTATSIGNSGSALSPWSSHDYGESMQQSGSDMNVSSIKKKQKRKKSKSTSSPKSNSSLSSRSSRVAKSKSKFVEGSSQPANIEVA, encoded by the exons ATGGAGATTGGGACTCCAACAGATGTTAAGCATGTGGCACACATTGGTTGGGATGGCCCTTCCGAAAGTGCCCCCAGTTGG ATGAATGAATTTAGGACAACAGCTGATTTCACAGCAACGTCGATCGGTAATTCTGGTTCTGCGCTTTCTCCGTGGTCGTCCCATG ATTATGGAGAATCCATGCAACAATCAGGATCCGACATGAATGTTTCTAGTATAAAGAAAAAGCAGAAAAGGAAGAAATCTAAGTCAACTTCCTCCCCTAAGTCTAATTCTTCTTTGTCATCAAGGTCATCACGAGTAGCAAAATCAAAATCCAAATTTGTCGAAGGCAGTTCACAACCAGCTAACATTGAAGTGGCGTAG
- the LOC142518779 gene encoding homeobox-leucine zipper protein PROTODERMAL FACTOR 2-like isoform X1, whose translation MFQPNMFDSHLHLLDMGHKPPENEMDLIRDDEYESKSGTEILEAPSGDDQDPNQRPKKKQYHRHTQLQIQEMESFFKECPHPDDKQRKELGRRLNLEPLQVKFWFQNKRTQMKAQHERHDNTQLRTENEKLRAENIRYKEAISNASCPNCGGPAAIGEMSFDEQHLRIENARLREEIDRISSIAAKYVGKPMLSYPHVSPGASRSLDLGVGNFEPQAGMAGEIYGAPDLLRTVSGPTDADKPMIIELSVAAMEELIRMAQAGEPLWIPSIGNSAETLNEDEYMRTFPRGIGPKPLGLKSEASRESTVVIMNHANLVEILMDSNQWAILFSSIVSRAMTLDVLSTGVAGNYNGALQVMTAEFQVPSPLVPTRESYFARYCKQHADGIWAVVDVSLENLQPTSLPRCRRRPSGCLIQELPNGYSKVTWIEHVEVDDRAVHNIYKPLVSSGLAFGARRWVATLDRQCERLASVMANNISAGDVGVISSPEGRKSMLKLAERMVMSFCTGVGASTAHTWTTLSGSGADDVRVMTRKSMDDPGRPPGIVLSAATSFWLPVPPKRVFNFLRDENSRSEWDILSNGGLVQEMAHVANGRHPGNSVSLLRVNSANSSQCNMLILQESCTDSTGSYVIYAPVDIVAMNVVLSGGDPEYVALLPSGFAILPDGPNNSTRETPEVGSGGSLLTVAFQILVDSVPTAKLSLGSVATVNSLIKCTVERIKGAVLCDAT comes from the exons ATGTTTCAGCCAAACATGTTTGATAGCCACCTTCACTTGCTGGATATGGGACATAAACCTCCGGAAAACGAAATGGATCTTATAAGGGATGATGAGTATGAAAGCAAATCGGGGACGGAAATTCTGGAAGCCCCCTCTGGCGATGACCAAGATCCAAATCAACGTCCTAAGAAGAAGCAATATCATCGCCATACTCAACTTCAAATCCAGGAAATGGAATC ATTTTTTAAGGAATGCCCTCACCCTGATGATAAACAAAGGAAGGAGCTTGGCCGTCGATTGAATTTGGAGCCATTGCAAGTTAAATTTTGGTTTCAGAATAAGCGTACACAAATGAAG GCTCAACACGAACGCCATGATAATACGCAGCTGAGAACTGAAAATGAGAAGCTTCGTGCTGAGAACATACGCTATAAGGAAGCTATCAGCAATGCTAGTTGTCCAAACTGTGGAGGCCCAGCCGCCATAGGTGAGATGTCATTCGATGAGCAGCATCTGAGGATCGAAAATGCTCGCTTAAGAGAAGAG ATCGATAGAATATCCAGTATCGCTGCAAAATATGTCGGAAAACCAATGCTCTCGTATCCGCATGTTTCTCCGGGAGCATCTCGTTCACTTGATCTAGGAGTGGGGAATTTCGAGCCTCAGGCAGGCATGGCTGGAGAAATTTATGGAGCTCCTGATCTTCTTAGGACAGTATCTGGCCCTACGGATGCGGACAAGCCAATGATTATCGAGCTTTCTGTTGCAGCAATGGAAGAATTGATAAGAATGGCTCAAGCAGGAGAGCCTTTATGGATTCCTAGCATTGGTAACTCTGCAGAGACATTGAATGAAGACGAGTACATGCGGACATTCCCACGTGGGATTGGTCCGAAGCCTCTGGGATTGAAATCCGAAGCTTCTCGTGAGTCAACTGTGGTGATTATGAATCATGCCAATTTGGTGGAGATTCTAATGGATTCG AACCAATGGGCTATTCTGTTTTCAAGCATCGTATCTAGAGCAATGACTTTGGATGTTTTATCTACTGGCGTGGCAGGAAACTATAATGGAGCTTTACAAGTG atGACTGCTGAGTTCCAAGTCCCATCTCCATTGGTCCCAACTCGCGAAAGCTACTTTGCAAGATATTGCAAACAACATGCTGACGGGATTTGGGCTGTTGTTGATGTTTCTTTGGAAAATTTACAACCTACTTCCTTACCAAGATGCAGAAGGAGGCCATCTGGTTGTTTGATTCAAGAATTACCGAATGGTTATTCAAAG GTTACGTGGATTGAACATGTCGAAGTGGATGATAGAGCGGTTCACAACATCTACAAACCATTAGTCAGTTCTGGGCTTGCATTTGGTGCCAGACGTTGGGTTGCAACACTTGACCGACAGTGTGAACGACTGGCAAGTGTTATGGCTAATAATATTTCAGCAGGAGATGTTGGTG TGATTTCTTCCCCGGAAGGTAGAAAGAGTATGTTGAAGCTTGCCGAGAGAATGGTGATGAGCTTCTGCACAGGCGTTGGCGCTTCAACTGCACACACTTGGACAACTTTATCTGGAAGTGGCGCTGACGATGTTCGAGTCATGACTAGAAAAAGCATGGATGATCCAGGCAGGCCTCCTGGTATTGTGCTTAGTGCCGCCACTTCATTTTGGCTCCCAGTTCCACCAAAAAGAGTATTCAATTTTCTACGGGACGAGAATTCGAGAAGTGAG TGGGATATTCTCTCCAACGGCGGACTTGTTCAAGAAATGGCGCATGTAGCAAATGGCCGTCATCCAGGAAACTCCGTCTCTTTACTACGTGTCAAT AGTGCAAATTCAAGCCAATGCAATATGCTCATACTACAAGAGAGCTGCACTGATTCAACAGGATCTTATGTTATCTATGCTCCAGTTGATATTGTGGCTATGAATGTTGTCTTAAGCGGGGGTGATCCGGAGTATGTAGCTCTTCTACCATCTGGTTTTGCTATACTTCCCGATGGACCAAATAATTCAACTAGAGAAACTCCCGAGGTTGGGTCCGGTGGATCTTTACTGACCGTCGCCTTTCAGATATTAGTCGACTCTGTTCCAACGGCAAAGCTTTCGTTAGGCTCGGTAGCTACGGTTAATAGCCTTATTAAGTGCACTGTTGAAAGGATCAAAGGTGCTGTACTATGTGATGCCACATGA
- the LOC142518779 gene encoding homeobox-leucine zipper protein PROTODERMAL FACTOR 2-like isoform X2: MFDSHLHLLDMGHKPPENEMDLIRDDEYESKSGTEILEAPSGDDQDPNQRPKKKQYHRHTQLQIQEMESFFKECPHPDDKQRKELGRRLNLEPLQVKFWFQNKRTQMKAQHERHDNTQLRTENEKLRAENIRYKEAISNASCPNCGGPAAIGEMSFDEQHLRIENARLREEIDRISSIAAKYVGKPMLSYPHVSPGASRSLDLGVGNFEPQAGMAGEIYGAPDLLRTVSGPTDADKPMIIELSVAAMEELIRMAQAGEPLWIPSIGNSAETLNEDEYMRTFPRGIGPKPLGLKSEASRESTVVIMNHANLVEILMDSNQWAILFSSIVSRAMTLDVLSTGVAGNYNGALQVMTAEFQVPSPLVPTRESYFARYCKQHADGIWAVVDVSLENLQPTSLPRCRRRPSGCLIQELPNGYSKVTWIEHVEVDDRAVHNIYKPLVSSGLAFGARRWVATLDRQCERLASVMANNISAGDVGVISSPEGRKSMLKLAERMVMSFCTGVGASTAHTWTTLSGSGADDVRVMTRKSMDDPGRPPGIVLSAATSFWLPVPPKRVFNFLRDENSRSEWDILSNGGLVQEMAHVANGRHPGNSVSLLRVNSANSSQCNMLILQESCTDSTGSYVIYAPVDIVAMNVVLSGGDPEYVALLPSGFAILPDGPNNSTRETPEVGSGGSLLTVAFQILVDSVPTAKLSLGSVATVNSLIKCTVERIKGAVLCDAT, encoded by the exons ATGTTTGATAGCCACCTTCACTTGCTGGATATGGGACATAAACCTCCGGAAAACGAAATGGATCTTATAAGGGATGATGAGTATGAAAGCAAATCGGGGACGGAAATTCTGGAAGCCCCCTCTGGCGATGACCAAGATCCAAATCAACGTCCTAAGAAGAAGCAATATCATCGCCATACTCAACTTCAAATCCAGGAAATGGAATC ATTTTTTAAGGAATGCCCTCACCCTGATGATAAACAAAGGAAGGAGCTTGGCCGTCGATTGAATTTGGAGCCATTGCAAGTTAAATTTTGGTTTCAGAATAAGCGTACACAAATGAAG GCTCAACACGAACGCCATGATAATACGCAGCTGAGAACTGAAAATGAGAAGCTTCGTGCTGAGAACATACGCTATAAGGAAGCTATCAGCAATGCTAGTTGTCCAAACTGTGGAGGCCCAGCCGCCATAGGTGAGATGTCATTCGATGAGCAGCATCTGAGGATCGAAAATGCTCGCTTAAGAGAAGAG ATCGATAGAATATCCAGTATCGCTGCAAAATATGTCGGAAAACCAATGCTCTCGTATCCGCATGTTTCTCCGGGAGCATCTCGTTCACTTGATCTAGGAGTGGGGAATTTCGAGCCTCAGGCAGGCATGGCTGGAGAAATTTATGGAGCTCCTGATCTTCTTAGGACAGTATCTGGCCCTACGGATGCGGACAAGCCAATGATTATCGAGCTTTCTGTTGCAGCAATGGAAGAATTGATAAGAATGGCTCAAGCAGGAGAGCCTTTATGGATTCCTAGCATTGGTAACTCTGCAGAGACATTGAATGAAGACGAGTACATGCGGACATTCCCACGTGGGATTGGTCCGAAGCCTCTGGGATTGAAATCCGAAGCTTCTCGTGAGTCAACTGTGGTGATTATGAATCATGCCAATTTGGTGGAGATTCTAATGGATTCG AACCAATGGGCTATTCTGTTTTCAAGCATCGTATCTAGAGCAATGACTTTGGATGTTTTATCTACTGGCGTGGCAGGAAACTATAATGGAGCTTTACAAGTG atGACTGCTGAGTTCCAAGTCCCATCTCCATTGGTCCCAACTCGCGAAAGCTACTTTGCAAGATATTGCAAACAACATGCTGACGGGATTTGGGCTGTTGTTGATGTTTCTTTGGAAAATTTACAACCTACTTCCTTACCAAGATGCAGAAGGAGGCCATCTGGTTGTTTGATTCAAGAATTACCGAATGGTTATTCAAAG GTTACGTGGATTGAACATGTCGAAGTGGATGATAGAGCGGTTCACAACATCTACAAACCATTAGTCAGTTCTGGGCTTGCATTTGGTGCCAGACGTTGGGTTGCAACACTTGACCGACAGTGTGAACGACTGGCAAGTGTTATGGCTAATAATATTTCAGCAGGAGATGTTGGTG TGATTTCTTCCCCGGAAGGTAGAAAGAGTATGTTGAAGCTTGCCGAGAGAATGGTGATGAGCTTCTGCACAGGCGTTGGCGCTTCAACTGCACACACTTGGACAACTTTATCTGGAAGTGGCGCTGACGATGTTCGAGTCATGACTAGAAAAAGCATGGATGATCCAGGCAGGCCTCCTGGTATTGTGCTTAGTGCCGCCACTTCATTTTGGCTCCCAGTTCCACCAAAAAGAGTATTCAATTTTCTACGGGACGAGAATTCGAGAAGTGAG TGGGATATTCTCTCCAACGGCGGACTTGTTCAAGAAATGGCGCATGTAGCAAATGGCCGTCATCCAGGAAACTCCGTCTCTTTACTACGTGTCAAT AGTGCAAATTCAAGCCAATGCAATATGCTCATACTACAAGAGAGCTGCACTGATTCAACAGGATCTTATGTTATCTATGCTCCAGTTGATATTGTGGCTATGAATGTTGTCTTAAGCGGGGGTGATCCGGAGTATGTAGCTCTTCTACCATCTGGTTTTGCTATACTTCCCGATGGACCAAATAATTCAACTAGAGAAACTCCCGAGGTTGGGTCCGGTGGATCTTTACTGACCGTCGCCTTTCAGATATTAGTCGACTCTGTTCCAACGGCAAAGCTTTCGTTAGGCTCGGTAGCTACGGTTAATAGCCTTATTAAGTGCACTGTTGAAAGGATCAAAGGTGCTGTACTATGTGATGCCACATGA